In Ptiloglossa arizonensis isolate GNS036 chromosome 6, iyPtiAriz1_principal, whole genome shotgun sequence, a single window of DNA contains:
- the LOC143148595 gene encoding uncharacterized protein LOC143148595 → MDCVVEEQISSIQSENALVQDTKKEMVNIDGRPKLNDEELKSSITDLFPWMLEFKKMCRCIHTQKSMTTLTELMQFYARNISISVNECYTRPLKAAKLKDSISETLLLFLYIYRELSENCGKSIYLNNMSDLLALYIDMELKASRKSKEDHDKICARLTSCLYVYLEHSTEHLLDTLMKIQFMCRNYHHILDPIITKIMKNIPMHPESNIMYIRYFLVYRLWRKINGDVAVRNQIIAAAITSLGPVPSTFSPCILEDVLPKVPKSQPNSTKILLQHKFDIKKHCELFVQYCRESNESGHQMKDGPATPIDSSSRINSQMPEDSAYKNIECVDKNVNSIISDKNKQNESISLLKPFKSLNLEEHDSFRCLGPSSNNISTKHAIPKTIKSNETRLRRKCKKSNEIVIIDLTSDIVFEKCIKRRKSRKLPWLKEAKKRIDLKIVKASQKNKNKKKKQENISHAHLSNNSRSINHQLEDTSQLTHATENISSKTNLNACRTVDAKMNENKVEIENELIDCTENVKKLTCMEVNNAKEINVKMSCTTSSSTIIAKPLLTEIPPLIKQASNISDFTVNSNCFNNVIVSKIKSDEKENDRCNKQTVIKRLIETDIFSELETRERAESLKKVCDLETECPIVNSTMICTQYDSKDNTVNSNHSNINVINDKIIERVTSSIIIAEHVSSDKALNDTCSIKRTSTFDYPQKIVGSGTKCEELGATHNDDKNETSFSNITESIETSPMENDLKYEEKQQSSRLLIKSSVIRDKFELQAESELSKCTNTVVNVQKNKFRTETELEICNCDEVSKDIREDKSSIANIRESIFGSYSMDKKNISNTVNVTCPNENIENNENSCINTHFRKSIENIISNKCDNYFDKCIDKTDVPRESHLLSEVTLKRESDKLFERSGVKEVRNITENKYIVQDSDIQDNIDGLSLLASVSQHVPHLKPENEVKCEQIRVKDYASLRYTCYNQTTDDETDTNDSSNSVSSLLENPSTEIINKIVGIYPEDTLDKVALHVEVTSNDIMTGNADKESSKIVSYSETNVNYDADTLTHNLSPMENNVQTVKENANVILNGETVVLLQKSPNSNLYIINKAVENSKDHNNDEELGRIKEKNWSSSPEECGQFETIASLDQAAYNLDLAAYSKELPYQDGKCSVGRGKGIKVELEENNFSEVKSYAKKVSLSTDLLSVNSQIYQDLNVMNKPIDKRKSSKSNHAFRQSIKQEFSSIPNHIASNCAIPGYNGIHSHSHEVDTQHPLHIPVTHPTTLPSMYGNCVGNADLCVPYHKHCTSVSCSLQINATTSLHSRAKSSSPCGRSHCSCLNRTYDIVAHCRQCIHPTTDTHVSCIESSSYFLPTHSSVQSPAVQEHDRTKNEAVIGKLYDDQLLCKIEKNLLQSNSEKLEIQCESEKLFKKDAENKLPLKKRLKAHAMAYGEVPIKAEKVNNYPGIPMMSIAALEALDNTQKRSTQIVKSEYELSSRKDEEPHGGYHCNSNLLRRDYYKDVHVSGSHQNLTKESTRKLERQFRSVNDQSSNTVCQESCLQKSFKTPAQRKEINMSNEMPVKTFGTESMGQEETFKKVKKTQLPLRQTRSSKRNVPKVNYSYTDVDPEWNPSGESKRKRKRTSR, encoded by the exons ATGGATTGTGTCGTGGAAGAGCAAATAAGCAGCATACAGAGCGAGAACGCTCTGGTGCAAG ATACCAAAAAGGAAATGGTTAATATTGATGGAAGGCCCAAATTAAACGATGAAGAATTAAAGTCATCAATTACTGATTTATTTCCTTGGAtgttagaatttaaaaaaatgtgcaGGTGTATACACACGCAGAAAAGTATGACAACTTTAACAGAACTCATGCAATTTTATGCAAG AAATATAAGCATCAGTGTAAATGAGTGTTATACAAGGCCTTTAAAAGCTGCAAAGTTGAAGGATTCCATTAGTGAAACCTTACTGTTATTCTTGTATATATATCGTGAGCTTTCTGAG AATTGCGGTAAatccatttatttaaataatatgtcCGACTTATTAGCATTGTACATAGATATGGAACTAAAAGCGTCTAGAAAAAGTAAAGAGGATCATGATAAAATTTGTGCAAGGCTCACTTCTTGTCTTTATGTTTATCTAG AACATTCCACTGAACATTTATTAGATACTTtaatgaaaatacaatttatgTGTCGAAATTATCATCATATTTTAGATCCAATAATAAC GAAAATCATGAAAAATATTCCTATGCATCCAGAGTcaaatattatgtatattcGTTACTTTCTTGTTTACCGTTTAtggagaaaaataaatggagatgtaGCTGTACGGAATCAGATAATTGCTGCAGCGATTACATCTCTAGGGCCAGTGCCATCTACATTCTCCCCATGTATATTAGAAGATGTATTGCCAAAAGTGCCAAAGAGTCAACCAAATTCTACAAAAATTCTACTGCAGCATAAATTTGACATTAAAAAGCATTGTGAACTCTTTGTACAATACTGTAGAGAAAGCAATGAAAGTGGACACCAGATGAAGGATGGACCTGCAACTCCCATTGATTCGTCCAGTAGAATTAATTCACAAAtg CCGGAAGATAGTGCTTATAAAAATATAGAATGTGtagataaaaatgtaaattccaTTATATCAGATAAAAATAAGCAAAATGAATCTATTTCTTTGCTAAAACCTTTTAAATCTCTAAATTTAGAAGAACATGATAGTTTTAGATGTTTAGGACCTTCTTCAAATAACATTTCTACAAAGCATGCTATCCCTAAAACAATTAAATCAAATGAAACTCGTTtgcgaagaaaatgtaaaaagtcTAATGAAATTGTAATTATCGATTTAACTAGTGATATAGTATTTGAAAAGTGCATAAAGAGGAGAAAATCTAGAAAACTACCATGGTTAAAAGAAGCTAAAAAGAGAATCGACTTGAAGATAGTAAAAGCATCACAGAAAaacaagaataaaaagaaaaagcaagAGAATATCAGCCATGCACACCTGTCAAATAATTCAAGAAGTATTAATCACCAATTAGAAGATACATCTCAATTGACACATGCCACAGAAAATATCAGTTCAAAAACTAATTTAAATGCATGCCGGACGGTTGACGCAAAAATGAATGAGAATAAAGTGGAAATCGAAAACGAGTTGATAGATTGtacagaaaatgtaaaaaaactgACTTGTATGGAAGTCAATAATGCTaaagaaataaatgttaaaatgtCGTGTACGACGTCTTCTTCCACAATAATCGCTAAACCGCTGTTAACCGAGATTCCCCCTTTGATAAAACAAGCATCGAATATTTCGGACTTCACTGTCAACAGTAACTGTTTTAATAATGTCattgtttcgaaaataaaaagcgacgaaaaagaaaacgatagaTGTAATAAACAGACTGTGATTAAGCGACTAATAGAAACAGACATTTTCTCAGAGCTTGAAACACGCGAGAGAGctgaaagtttaaaaaaagtCTGTGATTTAGAAACAGAATGCCCAATTGTAAATAGTACTATGATATGTACTCAATACGATTCCAAAGATAATACTGTTAATTCTAATCATTCTAACATTAATGTAattaatgataaaataattgaaagggTAACATCGTCAATAATAATTGCGGAACACGTATCGAGCGACAAAGCATTAAATGATACTTGTTCAATTAAAAGAACTTCTACATTTGATTATCCTCAAAAGATTGTTGGTTCTGGAACGAAATGTGAAGAGTTAGGTGCAACTCATAATGATGATAAGAATGAGACAAGTTTTTCTAACATAACAGAGAGTATTGAGACCTCTCCTATGGAGAATGATTTAAAATATGAAGAAAAGCAACAATCATCGCGTTTACTCATAAAAAGTTCTGTAATACGAGATAAATTTGAATTACAAGCAGAGTCAGAATTATCAAAATGTACAAACACGGTGGTTAatgtacaaaaaaataaattccgTACAGAAACGGAATTAGAAATTTGTAATTGCGACGAAGTAAGCAAGGATATAAGGGAAGATAAGTCAAGCATCGCTAATATCAGAGAATCTATTTTCGGATCTTATTCTATggataagaaaaatatttctaatacaGTTAATGTAACCTGCCCAAATGAAAATATTGAGAATAATGAAAATTCTTGTATCAATACACACTTTAGGAAATCCATAGAGAATATAATAAGCAACAAATGCGATAATTATTTTGACAAATGTATTGATAAGACAGATGTTCCTCGCGAATCCCATTTATTGTCAGAAGTAACATTAAAAAGGGAATCTGATAAGTTGTTTGAAAGATCAGGTGTGAAAGAGGTGCGTAACATTACAGAGAATAAATATATCGTTCAAGATTCTGATATACAAGACAATATCGATGGTCTCTCGCTATTAGCTAGCGTTTCACAGCACGTACCGCATCTAAAACCAGAAAATGAAGTAAAATGTGAACAAATAAGGGTAAAAGATTATGCATCCCTGAGATATACATGTTATAATCAAACTACTGATGACGAAACAGATACGAATGATTCGTCAAACAGTGTTTCTTCATTGCTCGAAAATCCATCTACAGAAATCATCAATAAAATCGTTGGTATTTATCCCGAGGACACCTTGGATAAGGTAGCGCTTCACGTAGAAGTAACATCTAACGATATAATGACTGGAAATGCTGATAAAGAGTcgtcaaaaattgtttcttattcAGAAACAAATGTAAATTACGACGCAGATACACTAACCCATAATTTGAGCCCTATGGAAAACAACGTACAAACTGTAAAAGAGAACGCGAACGTtatactaaacggagaaactgtagTTTTATTGCAAAAGTCTCCTAACAGcaatttgtatattataaataaagcgGTCGAAAATTCAAAAGATCACAATAACGATGAAGAATTAGGTAGgataaaggaaaaaaattggtCATCTTCGCCCGAAGAATGTGGACAGTTTGAAACCATCGCTTCTCTCGATCAAGCAGCATATAATTTAGACTTGGCAGCATATAGCAAAGAATTGCCGTACCAAGACGGTAAATGTTCAGTAGGACGTGGAAAAGGAATCAAGGTGGAACTAGAAGAAAACAACTTTTCAGAGGTAAAATCGTATGCTAAGAAAGTATCGCTTTCAACCGATTTGCTTTCCGTCAATTCACAAATCTATCAAGATCTAAATGTTATGAACAAACCGATAGATAAACGGAAGTCCTCTAAATCAAATCACGCATTTAGACAAAGCATCAAACAAGAGTTCAGTAGCATCCCGAATCATATCGCATCGAATTGTGCGATTCCAGGTTACAATGGAATTCACTCGCATTCACACGAGGTTGATACTCAACACCCTCTACATATTCCTGTAACTCATCCAACAACGTTACCATCGATGTATGGAAATTGTGTTGGCAATGCGGACTTGTGTGTACCATATCATAAACACTGCACCTCAGTGTCGTGCAGTTTGCAAATCAACGCTACTACTTCCCTTCATTCGCGCGCAAAATCTAGCAGTCCATGTGGAAGGTCGCATTGCTCGTGTTTAAACCGTACGTACGATATTGTCGCGCATTGTAGACAGTGTATACATCCAACCACGGATACTCATGTGTCTTGTATCGAAAGTAGCTCATATTTTTTGCCGACACATTCGTCAGTACAAAGCCCCGCCGTCCAAGAACATGAtagaacgaaaaacgaagcGGTCATAGGTAAACTGTATGATGATCAATTATTatgtaaaatagaaaagaatctTTTGCAAAGTAACTCGGAGAAACTCGAGATACAATGTGAGTCGGAAAAGCTGTTCAAAAAAGACGCGGAAAATAAATTGCCTTTGAAAAAGAGGCTGAAAGCGCACGCTATGGCATACGGGGAAGTACCGATTAAAGCTGAAAAAGTAAACAATTATCCAGGTATACCTATGATGTCGATAGCCGCTTTAGAAGCGTTGGACAATACGCAAAAGAGATCCACTCAGATTGTTAAGTCTGAATATGAATTGTCTTCTAGGAAGGACGAAGAGCCGCATGGCGGCTATCATTGCAATTCAAATTTACTACGAAGAGATTATTATAAAGATGTACACGTGTCTGGTTCGCATCAAAATCTCACGAAAGAAAGTACAAGAAAGCTTGAGCGTCAATTTCGATCGGTTAACGATCAATCTAGTAATACAGTGTGCCAAGAATCTTGCCTTCAAAAATCTTTTAAAACGCCTGCGCAACGTAAAGAGATCAACATGTCGAACGAAATGCCGGTAAAAACTTTCGGAACGGAATCGATGGGACAAGAGGAAACATTCAAAAAGGTAAAGAAAACGCAGTTACCACTGCGGCAAACAAGAAGCTCAAAAAGAAACGTTCCTAAAGTAAATTATTCTTACACCGATGTTGATCCAGAATGGAATCCGTCCGGTGAGTcaaaacgtaaacgtaaaaggACTAGTCGATGA